The Nymphalis io chromosome 14, ilAglIoxx1.1, whole genome shotgun sequence genome has a segment encoding these proteins:
- the LOC126773441 gene encoding pro-resilin: protein MKAFVACIALALVACASAEPPSGYNYNRPSGGISGGFSGGLSGGGGYRAVSSGYQTSEGQNVDSQLLEQVRQILLKEEASSSSSSFGSGFASAPSSSYGAPSSSYGVPSTSYGVPSGGRVVGINLEGIRQAIQVAQYEQTAVGGGYPSGPSTSYGTPSHTPSGSYGAPY from the exons ATGAAAGCCTTCGTAGCG TGCATAGCCCTGGCGTTGGTGGCCTGCGCAAGCGCCGAACCCCCGTCCGGATACAATTACAATCGTCCTTCCGGTGGAATTTCTGGTGGATTCAGCGGCGGGCTTAGCGGTGGTGGTGGATACCGTGCCGTCTCCTCCGGATACCAAACCTCCGAGGGCCAGAACGTCGATTCTCAACTCCTCGAACAAGTCCGCCAAATTCTCCTTAAAGAAGAAGCCTCATCCTCCTCCTCCTCCTTCGGCTCAGGATTCGCTAGCGCTCCTTCCTCATCGTACGGCGCACCATCATCTTCCTATGGAGTTCCCTCAACCTCATATGGTGTACCCAGTGGTGGCCGTGTAGTAGGCATCAACCTTGAAGGTATTCGTCAAGCTATCCAGGTTGCGCAATACGAGCAGACGGCCGTCGGCGGTGGGTACCCATCTGGTCCTTCTACCTCCTACGGAACCCCATCCCATACCCCCTCCGGCAGCTACGGTGCCCCCTACTAA